The sequence CTTAGTTTAAGCTAGCATTTATATCCTCTATTTTTAAATGCACACAAGTAgacattaaaatttatttaaaattgaacaaatacacACACATGTCTTACATGACATAGTACACGTAAGACAATTAATAAGACACAAAATAGTTATGTAGGACACACCACGTAgacaaaaaatttcaacaagaaAACTGAACTAAATTGGCTAAAGAATGAATCTGAACAAAGTGTTGTATATCTTTTAGACATCAGCTACTGAAAATTACATTCAAAATTGGGATCTACAGTCAGAGTTGCCCCCTCTATCTAATTTTCTGTAAATAATGTGTATTTCCTAATTCTCTAATGTACAAACTGtaaatctttttctttacaaaaCTGTGAAAGGAAAAGCCTCAGATCCTATTCAAGCGATCAATGAACACATCCTCGCTACAGGGAATTGTGACACCACCCATTGGGTGATCAAAGCCAAATTCTTCCTCAGCTTGACTAAGCAAGTCTTGAAATAGAGGTTCACTCAAGAATGATACGGGGATAACAAATCTGTTTTTCTGCTTTTCCCCTACATAAACAGCAAAGTGGCCTTTTGGAACATCTCTAGTATTTAAAGAAGCACCAAAAACCGTAGCCTCCAAGGAAGTTGACCTCTTGGGCAACAAGTTTGGTAGTTTTGTGtagaaaatgacataaatagtATCTTAACTATAGTAGTAGGTCTAAAATGTTCTCTTAACTAAACAGTTGACGGATATAGTcctttaattattcaaaaatttgttAGCTTTGCTCCCTTGAGTTTTTGAATACTTAAAGGACTAAAATCGATAACTTTACAGTTAAGAGATTAAAACCGATAAGTGTATAGTTAAGAAACTAAAGCTGACAAGTTTTTGAATAGTTTTAAAGCAACAATATGCAACCACTATGATTATTGTTCCATTGGATCCTAATATATTGGAAGTGCATATTCCTCAGGATGTGAAGGAGCTTGTATGAGCGTAATGATCCAGTTGCAGAGATCTAATTTGTGTTTACTTTGTAAAATGAACAAAGATTTATCAGGGTGTATAAAAGAATTGTTActaagaaaaatcattttgttcTCCAGCGCTACTTGAACAATTGAATGAGAAATATCATTATGTTCTCCAGGGCTACTTTGCTAAGGTTTTCAATTAAGAATAAATCAATTTCTCATTCACCAAGTATCCCCCTAAAGGACAGATCCTGAAGAATCAAACTACATTCCATAACAAAACAAACAGCAACCTCAAGCTCGTGGACGAGTTGTTGACTCATTCACTTGCGTTTCTTCCTCGAATGCTAATCAAGTCTAAATTATCTGTAGCAATTAGA comes from Solanum pennellii chromosome 1, SPENNV200 and encodes:
- the LOC107026073 gene encoding auxin-induced protein 15A-like, whose protein sequence is MSQQLVHELEVARSTSLEATVFGASLNTRDVPKGHFAVYVGEKQKNRFVIPVSFLSEPLFQDLLSQAEEEFGFDHPMGGVTIPCSEDVFIDRLNRI